The Montipora foliosa isolate CH-2021 chromosome 1, ASM3666993v2, whole genome shotgun sequence genome has a window encoding:
- the LOC137997655 gene encoding uncharacterized protein: MKSPVALCLTLIIYLSPIAGKLHNGEAFITFTADDDLICKRFDFDPSSEATDDVHVQLRLKLLAYNVAVSWIEAVSKNGFTGCVTVSGPIESDQPLTIYMTWIAFEPADVNSVGIARVDNIPFWTTGSKCIDVRTGAAFSFAPRLVFLTVIHTDPLKNVHDASSVWAEEVTSSEFKVCLRELKNFDGIHENIRVNVLAMSAIPSSWPIPTGEEINFPNINIPREATGYSFCKQITFPKPFYSAPKIVTTAEHDKNTIEPDNNAISEWTRSVTKTKLEVCLKDIQRYDASHDPITVNYMAIGNIDPCYQVDCGPYRYCTVNEADMTHSCICNDCTPDSSTNSYNQQVCDSDGVTHNTRCDLDREICLGNTNATWVHDGPCAPFVLERGRVALRLNTTDVLCKKVDFNPASFQSNEGKINVQTSINYFNSTGSFVHDAAVTWVESVTHLNFKLCALKAGRAERLTPDGGLTFVDYVAIQESPAGAIAGHLQMPMKWWDGTTCKTLDFQQGLFTKTPFVFLTAEHSVLGQKHDAATVWVENVNSEGFDACLREMQNFDGLHENITVNWIAYQTLQNAAKIGTNQQIVDFPNDEPPKDDYHNAFCQDEQLPSVYSAVPTVIVSAGHMSRGFSDRLIPEFNSIASWVESVNTTYYRLCVKEIHKPNGYDPVKVTSLIIGS, encoded by the exons ATGAAGAGTCCCGTCGCTCTATGTTTAActctaattatttatttatcgcCGATTGCAG GTAAACTGCACAATGGTGAGGCATTCATCACGTTCACTGCAGATGACGATTTAATATGCAAACGTTTTGACTTCGACCCGAGTTCTGAAGCTACGGACGATGTTCACGTTCAATTGCGATTGAAACTACTGGCTTACAACGTAGCGGTATCATGGATAGAGGCAGTCTCCAAAAATGG CTTCACTGGATGTGTCACCGTCTCCGGCCCAATAGAATCAGATCAGCCCCTTACAATCTATATGACGTGGATAGCCTTTGAACCAGCTGATGTTAACAGCGTTGGTATTGCAAGAGTTGATAATATTCCCTTCTGGACAACGGGTTCAAAATGCATTGATGTTCGTACTGGAGCCGCG TTCTCTTTTGCGCCTCGGCTCGTATTCCTGACAGTGATTCATACTGATCCTCTCAAAAACGTCCATGATGCGAGCAGCGTTTGGGCTGAGGAAGTCACTAGCTCGGAATTCAAAGTTTGTCTACGAGAATTGAAGAACTTTGACGGCATTCACGAAAACATTCGAGTG AACGTTTTAGCAATGTCAGCCATACCTTCTTCCTGGCCAATTCCTACAGGAGAAGAAATTAACTTTCCCAACATCAATATTCCTCGAGAAGCTACAGGCTACAGCTTTTGTAAG CAAATTACCTTTCCAAAACCGTTTTATAGTGCACCTAAGATTGTCACCACAgctgaacatgacaaaaacaCCATTGAACCAGACAACAATGCAATTTCCGAATGGACCAGG tcggtTACCAAGACAAAGTTAGAAGTCTGTCTAAAGGACATCCAACGTTACGACGCCAGCCATGATCCCATAACTGTCAACTATATGGCTATAGGAA ATATTGACCCCTGCTATCAGGTTGACTGTGGACCCTATAGATACTGCACCGTAAATGAAGCCGACATGACACACTCGTGCATTTGCAACGACTGCACTCCTGATTCTAGCACAAACAGTTACAATCAACAGGTGTGTGACAGCGACGGAGTCACTCATAACACCAGATGTGACCTGGACAGAGAGATTTGTCTTGGAAACACCAATGCCACCTGGGTACACGACGGCCCTTGTGCAC CTTTTGTTCTTGAAAGAGGACGTGTGGCTCTTCGTCTAAACACTACCGACGTGCTGTGCAAAAAAGTTGATTTTAACCCAGCAAGTTTTCAGAGTAATGAAGGAAAAATCAACGTACAAACATCCATCAACTACTTCAATAGCACTGGAAGCTTCGTCCACGATGCAGCAGTAACCTGGGTCGAAAGTGTCACTCACCTAAACTTCAAACTTTGCGCGCTCAAAGCGGGACGAGCGGAGCGTTTAACACCCGATGGTGGTCTTACTTTCGTGGATTATGTCGCTATCCAAGAATCACCAGCCGGAGCAATTGCAGGACATCTTCAAATGCCAATGAAGTGGTGGGATGGCACCACGTGCAAGACACTCGATTTCCAACAG GGTCTGTTTACCAAAACGCCGTTTGTTTTCCTGACCGCTGAACATTCCGTACTCGGACAAAAACATGATGCTGCTACCGTTTGGGTGGAAAACGTTAACTCCGAAGGATTTGATGCCTGCTTACGAGAAATGCAGAACTTTGATGGACTCCATGAAAATATCACTGTG AACTGGATTGCCTACCAAACACTACAGAACGCGGCCAAAATCGGGACTAATCAGCAAATTGTGGATTTTCCTAATGATGAACCGCCCAAGGACGATTACCATAACGCCTTCTGTCAG GATGAACAATTGCCAAGCGTCTATAGCGCAGTGCCTACTGTCATTGTCTCAGCGGGTCACATGTCCCGAGGTTTCTCAGATCGTTTGATTCCAGAGTTCAACAGCATTGCTTCTTGGGTTGAG TCTGTCAACACCACTTACTACCGATTGTGTGTCAAAGAGATTCACAAACCAAACGGATACGATCCTGTCAAAGTTACTTCACTGATAATTG GTTCCTGA
- the LOC137967651 gene encoding C-X-C chemokine receptor type 2-like — MDQTLHVENEVYFTNEMADDKCTILSQGILVLILFVLALVGNGLILVAYCRDHRMHTATNMLVISHISAEFAFAVNGILIYGSSLIRLKVVDGNLCILAGTVNMFLFFVSVLSLAAISVDRYYAVVKRSHHRFTKKFVLRAVITFWTQAALSAVPWDLILINKPGKRFIAWVLGNCEKYLTLRNDDNVPVITFRIILWTVSFFIPCCIIFYSTVRILRSALQNRTRVQVFEYPRTVDAYSKSAYTTIIIIMVYFLCLIPSMVFYIFREKSSKYYSRSLHIIAKVAMAFRSVCYPVIFIARNRKFSGYVRSFVVKKFRLLQWVNEERAFCRPPESGIRTNYSVYFCSPSGSHNAAACVVTKSSERQTTLFRGTPIKLAFTDLGQENHSEGLE, encoded by the coding sequence ATGGATCAGACCTTGCACGTGGAAAATGAAGTGTACTTTACAAATGAAATGGCGGATGACAAATGTACAATCCTTAGCCAAGGGATTTTAGTTTTGATATTATTTGTGTTAGCACTGGTGGGCAATGGACTTATTCTCGTGGCTTATTGCCGCGATCACCGCATGCATACGGCAACAAACATGCTTGTGATAAGTCACATTTCAGCCGAGTTTGCATTTGCTGTTAACGGAATTCTTATCTACGGATCAAGTCTCATTCGCCTCAAGGTTGTAGATGGAAATTTGTGCATTTTAGCCGGCACAGTcaacatgtttttgttttttgtgtcCGTTCTTAGTCTGGCGGCAATTTCTGTTGATCGTTATTACGCTGTTGTGAAGCGAAGCCATCACAGATTCACAAAAAAATTCGTATTGCGTGCAGTGATAACGTTTTGGACTCAAGCTGCGCTCTCAGCCGTTCCTTGGGATCTGATTCTTATAAACAAACCTGGCAAAAGATTTATTGCCTGGGTTTTGGGTAACTGTGAAAAATACCTGACTTTGCGTAATGATGACAATGTCCCCGTGATAACATTTCGAATCATTCTTTGGACTGTGTCATTTTTCATTCCTTGTTGTATAATATTCTACTCAACAGTGAGAATCTTGCGCAGCGCCTTGCAGAACCGAACACGGGTTCAAGTTTTTGAATACCCTCGAACTGTGGATGCGTATTCTAAGTCTGCCTACACcaccatcatcataataatGGTCTACTTTCTATGCCTCATACCTAGCATGGTTTTCTACATTTTTAGAGAGAAAAGCTCAAAATATTATTCTCGTTCACTTCACATCATTGCCAAGGTGGCTATGGCATTCCGATCGGTGTGTTATCCAGTGATATTCATCGCTCGCAATCGAAAGTTTTCCGGATATGTTCGGTCTTTCGTCGTCAAAAAATTCAGGCTCCTACAATGGGTCAATGAAGAAAGAGCTTTTTGCAGACCACCGGAATCAGGAATACGGACAAATTATTCTGTTTACTTTTGTTCACCAAGTGGAAGTCACAATGCAGCCGCTTGTGTTGTCACGAAATCTTCTGAGAGACAAACTACGCTTTTTAGAGGTACTCCCATAAAACTGGCATTTACAGACTTGGGTCAGGAAAACCATTCGGAAGGGCTTGAATAA